A genomic segment from Corylus avellana chromosome ca5, CavTom2PMs-1.0 encodes:
- the LOC132180724 gene encoding LOB domain-containing protein 25 isoform X4, which yields MASSSYSNSPCAACKFLRRKCMPDCIFAPYFPPEEPQKFANVHKIFGASNVSKLLNEVLPHQREDAVNSLAYEAEARIKDPVYGCVGAISVLQRHVLRLQKELEATNADLMRYACNDMPSSTTNSQYGRRMGHEGAGSFGQTSGLYYSSPWNNEPYDQDSQERGGDGNM from the coding sequence ATGGCCTCTTCCAGCTACTCCAATTCTCCCTGTGCTGCCTGCAAGTTTCTAAGGAGAAAATGCATGCCAGATTGCATTTTTGCTCCATATTTTCCGCCTGAAGAGCCACAAAAATTTGCCAATGTTCacaagatatttggcgcaagcAATGTTAGTAAGCTCCTCAACGAAGTCCTTCCCCACCAGAGAGAGGATGCAGTAAACTCTCTGGCCTATGAAGCCGAGGCACGGATAAAAGATCCAGTCTATGGCTGTGTTGGAGCCATCTCAGTCCTCCAAAGGCATGTTCTTCGGCTCCAAAAGGAATTGGAGGCGACAAATGCTGATTTGATGCGCTACGCCTGCAATGACATGCCTTCATCAACGACTAATTCCCAGTATGGAAGAAGGATGGGTCATGAAGGAGCTGGTTCTTTTGGTCAAACTTCTGGTTTGTATTATTCTTCTCCATGGAATAATGAGCCTTATGATCAGGATAGCCAGGAGAGAGGAGGGGATGGAAATATGtaa
- the LOC132180724 gene encoding LOB domain-containing protein 25 isoform X2 yields the protein MLHACTRIDLEGASTEGKKRYMASSSYSNSPCAACKFLRRKCMPDCIFAPYFPPEEPQKFANVHKIFGASNVSKLLNEVLPHQREDAVNSLAYEAEARIKDPVYGCVGAISVLQRHVLRLQKELEATNADLMRYACNDMPSSTTNSQYGRRMGHEGAGSFGQTSGLYYSSPWNNEPYDQDSQERGGDGNM from the coding sequence ATATATGGCCTCTTCCAGCTACTCCAATTCTCCCTGTGCTGCCTGCAAGTTTCTAAGGAGAAAATGCATGCCAGATTGCATTTTTGCTCCATATTTTCCGCCTGAAGAGCCACAAAAATTTGCCAATGTTCacaagatatttggcgcaagcAATGTTAGTAAGCTCCTCAACGAAGTCCTTCCCCACCAGAGAGAGGATGCAGTAAACTCTCTGGCCTATGAAGCCGAGGCACGGATAAAAGATCCAGTCTATGGCTGTGTTGGAGCCATCTCAGTCCTCCAAAGGCATGTTCTTCGGCTCCAAAAGGAATTGGAGGCGACAAATGCTGATTTGATGCGCTACGCCTGCAATGACATGCCTTCATCAACGACTAATTCCCAGTATGGAAGAAGGATGGGTCATGAAGGAGCTGGTTCTTTTGGTCAAACTTCTGGTTTGTATTATTCTTCTCCATGGAATAATGAGCCTTATGATCAGGATAGCCAGGAGAGAGGAGGGGATGGAAATATGtaa
- the LOC132180724 gene encoding LOB domain-containing protein 25 isoform X3 produces the protein MRQRRKNSCCMHVRYMASSSYSNSPCAACKFLRRKCMPDCIFAPYFPPEEPQKFANVHKIFGASNVSKLLNEVLPHQREDAVNSLAYEAEARIKDPVYGCVGAISVLQRHVLRLQKELEATNADLMRYACNDMPSSTTNSQYGRRMGHEGAGSFGQTSGLYYSSPWNNEPYDQDSQERGGDGNM, from the coding sequence ATATATGGCCTCTTCCAGCTACTCCAATTCTCCCTGTGCTGCCTGCAAGTTTCTAAGGAGAAAATGCATGCCAGATTGCATTTTTGCTCCATATTTTCCGCCTGAAGAGCCACAAAAATTTGCCAATGTTCacaagatatttggcgcaagcAATGTTAGTAAGCTCCTCAACGAAGTCCTTCCCCACCAGAGAGAGGATGCAGTAAACTCTCTGGCCTATGAAGCCGAGGCACGGATAAAAGATCCAGTCTATGGCTGTGTTGGAGCCATCTCAGTCCTCCAAAGGCATGTTCTTCGGCTCCAAAAGGAATTGGAGGCGACAAATGCTGATTTGATGCGCTACGCCTGCAATGACATGCCTTCATCAACGACTAATTCCCAGTATGGAAGAAGGATGGGTCATGAAGGAGCTGGTTCTTTTGGTCAAACTTCTGGTTTGTATTATTCTTCTCCATGGAATAATGAGCCTTATGATCAGGATAGCCAGGAGAGAGGAGGGGATGGAAATATGtaa